Proteins encoded by one window of Elaeis guineensis isolate ETL-2024a chromosome 12, EG11, whole genome shotgun sequence:
- the LOC105055371 gene encoding uncharacterized protein isoform X1, protein MDEVLMQSHITAMDKAGSVVLDIESLTQPPDKCCTGSPKMTKALSRKGSYRMERRAGEEQETDDASKKLIVKVVPSQLEQLKQPLVPNRALVAAPFAANSPVLADSGEGRYKRFNRLTTIHPRKILLFFATMSSMGSMILIYFTLAINRRGGP, encoded by the exons ATGGATGAGGTTTTAATGCAG AGCCATATTACAGCCATGGATAAAGCAGGAAGTGTAGttttggatattgaaagtctcACACAGCCGCCTGATAAATGCTGCACTGGAAGTCCAAAAATGACT AAGGCTCTTTCTCGTAAGGGTTCCTACCGCATGGAGAGGCGAGCAGGTGAGGAGCAAGAAACAGATGATGCATCAAAAAAGCTTATAGTTAAAG TGGTGCCTTCTCAGCTGGAGCAGTTGAAGCAGCCCTTGGTACCAAACAGAGCTCTTGTAGCTGCACCATTTGCAGCTAATAGCCCTGTTCTCGCAGATTCTGGAGAAGGAAGGTATAAGAGATTCAATCGCTTAACGACCATCCACCCAAGGAAAATTCTTCTCTTCTTTGCAACCAT GTCTAGCATGGGGTCTATGATTCTGATATATTTCACGCTTGCCATTAACCGAAGAGGTGGACCTTAA
- the LOC105055371 gene encoding uncharacterized protein isoform X2 has protein sequence MDEVLMQSHITAMDKAGSVVLDIESLTQPPDKCCTGSPKMTKALSRKGSYRMERRAGEEQETDDASKKLIVKVVPSQLEQLKQPLVPNRALVAAPFAANSPVLADSGEGRYKRFNRLTTIHPRKILLFFATIFEGWVREQLSYLPL, from the exons ATGGATGAGGTTTTAATGCAG AGCCATATTACAGCCATGGATAAAGCAGGAAGTGTAGttttggatattgaaagtctcACACAGCCGCCTGATAAATGCTGCACTGGAAGTCCAAAAATGACT AAGGCTCTTTCTCGTAAGGGTTCCTACCGCATGGAGAGGCGAGCAGGTGAGGAGCAAGAAACAGATGATGCATCAAAAAAGCTTATAGTTAAAG TGGTGCCTTCTCAGCTGGAGCAGTTGAAGCAGCCCTTGGTACCAAACAGAGCTCTTGTAGCTGCACCATTTGCAGCTAATAGCCCTGTTCTCGCAGATTCTGGAGAAGGAAGGTATAAGAGATTCAATCGCTTAACGACCATCCACCCAAGGAAAATTCTTCTCTTCTTTGCAACCAT TTTTGAAGGTTGGGTGAGAGAACAGCTCAGCTACTTACCTTTATAA
- the LOC105055371 gene encoding uncharacterized protein isoform X3: MDKAGSVVLDIESLTQPPDKCCTGSPKMTKALSRKGSYRMERRAGEEQETDDASKKLIVKVVPSQLEQLKQPLVPNRALVAAPFAANSPVLADSGEGRYKRFNRLTTIHPRKILLFFATMSSMGSMILIYFTLAINRRGGP; encoded by the exons ATGGATAAAGCAGGAAGTGTAGttttggatattgaaagtctcACACAGCCGCCTGATAAATGCTGCACTGGAAGTCCAAAAATGACT AAGGCTCTTTCTCGTAAGGGTTCCTACCGCATGGAGAGGCGAGCAGGTGAGGAGCAAGAAACAGATGATGCATCAAAAAAGCTTATAGTTAAAG TGGTGCCTTCTCAGCTGGAGCAGTTGAAGCAGCCCTTGGTACCAAACAGAGCTCTTGTAGCTGCACCATTTGCAGCTAATAGCCCTGTTCTCGCAGATTCTGGAGAAGGAAGGTATAAGAGATTCAATCGCTTAACGACCATCCACCCAAGGAAAATTCTTCTCTTCTTTGCAACCAT GTCTAGCATGGGGTCTATGATTCTGATATATTTCACGCTTGCCATTAACCGAAGAGGTGGACCTTAA